One Azoarcus sp. DN11 DNA segment encodes these proteins:
- a CDS encoding putative toxin-antitoxin system toxin component, PIN family: MIEGELWVVDTNVLIGRLLAPRGVAAQAVDHALARGILLVSDDTLGELAAVLSRPKFDAYVSREDRQRFVALLGGVARRIPVARRIQACRDPKDDKFLDVALSGGARAIITGDGDLLALHPFHGVDIVTPAAFLMWP, encoded by the coding sequence TCGGCCGTCTGCTCGCGCCGCGCGGTGTGGCTGCGCAGGCGGTGGATCATGCCCTTGCGCGGGGCATCCTGCTGGTATCGGACGACACCCTGGGTGAACTCGCCGCGGTATTGAGCCGTCCCAAGTTCGACGCCTATGTGTCCCGCGAAGACAGGCAGCGTTTCGTCGCCCTGCTGGGAGGGGTTGCGCGCAGGATTCCGGTCGCGCGGCGGATTCAGGCCTGCCGGGACCCGAAGGACGACAAGTTTCTCGACGTCGCTCTGAGTGGCGGCGCGCGCGCGATCATCACCGGCGACGGCGACTTGCTTGCGCTGCACCCGTTTCACGGTGTCGATATTGTGACGCCTGCTGCGTTTCTGATGTGGCCCTGA